One segment of Marvinbryantia formatexigens DSM 14469 DNA contains the following:
- a CDS encoding metallophosphoesterase — MKNKFILTEYTVSAPLPEKLTVGLISDLHEEEPEEALALLKKGRPDVIMVAGDTFERHGESRDTMRTTKEGSLEKLLRGILMKADDVLELVFGKYEHDTEYAWRFLREAGKIAPVFLSVGNHEWYFLPEDEKVMKESGAKLLDNADCLVYIKGMAVRIGGLSTVADVEWLDRFCAKDGYRILLCHHPEYYDDYLKDRNLPLILSGHAHGGQIRIGKQGLYAPGQGVFPKYTKGIYDGRLVVTAGAANTASVPRWGNPCEVVMIHLG, encoded by the coding sequence ATGAAAAATAAGTTTATTCTGACGGAATACACGGTGTCTGCTCCTCTGCCGGAAAAGCTGACAGTCGGTCTGATATCCGACCTGCATGAGGAGGAGCCGGAGGAGGCGCTTGCCCTCTTAAAGAAGGGCAGACCGGATGTGATTATGGTGGCCGGGGATACCTTTGAGCGGCATGGGGAGAGCAGGGACACTATGCGGACAACAAAGGAAGGAAGTCTGGAGAAGCTGCTGCGCGGGATACTGATGAAGGCGGATGATGTGCTGGAGCTGGTATTTGGAAAATATGAACATGATACGGAATATGCCTGGCGCTTCCTGCGGGAGGCGGGAAAAATCGCACCGGTATTTTTAAGCGTCGGAAATCATGAGTGGTACTTCCTGCCGGAGGATGAAAAGGTCATGAAGGAGAGCGGGGCAAAGCTGCTGGACAATGCGGATTGCCTGGTTTATATAAAAGGAATGGCGGTGCGCATCGGCGGACTGTCCACTGTGGCGGATGTGGAATGGCTGGACAGATTTTGCGCAAAGGACGGCTACAGGATACTGCTCTGCCATCATCCGGAATACTATGACGATTATTTAAAAGACAGAAATCTTCCGCTGATTTTGTCCGGTCATGCGCACGGCGGGCAGATACGGATAGGAAAGCAGGGGCTGTATGCGCCGGGACAGGGCGTTTTCCCAAAGTATACAAAAGGCATCTATGATGGCAGACTGGTGGTGACAGCCGGCGCCGCCAACACTGCCTCTGTTCCGAGATGGGGAAATCCCTGCGAGGTCGTGATGATACATCTGGGATGA
- a CDS encoding MATE family efflux transporter, translating to MEQTFMKERPVLPLLLSMSLPMVLSMMVNALYNIVDSYFVAQISESAMTALSLVYPVQNFINAAAIGFGVGINAVIAFYLGAGRQRTASLAASLGLLLSVLHGVLLSIVSIFIIPHFLNLFTSDQEVIASGVQYARITFGFAAVIAAELCFEKLFQAVGKMTVSMLAMLIGCIANILLDPLLIFGIGPFPALGISGAALATVIGQVLTLMIYLIIYFTRPLPVKISFRNLQFPRELIGKLYSIGIPAVLNLALPSLLVSALNAILAAFSQDAVLVLGVYYKLQNFLYLPANGIIQGMRPLIGYNYGAGEHRRVQKLYTLTLTLCASIMVLGTICCLAVPETLIGLFTTNEQTVETGAAALRIISAGFIVSSVSVTSAGALEGLGMGAPSLLISLLRYIVIIIPAALLLSRFLGVNGVWHAFWIAELITSAVAWVIYKKASRRSVSRKGQPG from the coding sequence ATGGAACAGACATTTATGAAAGAACGCCCGGTACTGCCTCTGCTGCTGTCGATGTCGCTGCCTATGGTACTATCCATGATGGTGAATGCGCTCTACAATATCGTTGACAGCTACTTCGTCGCCCAGATCAGCGAAAGCGCCATGACGGCGCTCTCTCTCGTGTATCCTGTCCAGAATTTTATCAATGCCGCCGCCATCGGCTTCGGGGTCGGCATCAACGCCGTCATTGCCTTTTATCTTGGCGCAGGCAGACAGCGCACCGCCAGCCTGGCAGCATCTCTCGGACTGCTGCTGAGTGTGCTGCACGGCGTCCTGTTATCCATCGTCAGCATTTTTATCATTCCGCATTTTCTTAACCTGTTTACGTCCGACCAGGAGGTGATCGCCTCCGGCGTGCAGTATGCCCGCATCACCTTCGGCTTTGCCGCTGTCATCGCCGCGGAGCTCTGCTTTGAAAAACTCTTCCAGGCGGTTGGAAAAATGACCGTCAGTATGCTCGCCATGCTGATCGGCTGCATTGCCAACATCCTGCTGGACCCGCTGCTGATTTTCGGAATCGGTCCGTTTCCCGCCCTTGGCATCAGCGGTGCCGCCCTGGCAACCGTAATCGGGCAGGTTCTGACGCTGATGATTTATCTGATTATCTATTTTACGCGGCCGCTCCCTGTAAAGATAAGCTTCCGGAACCTGCAGTTTCCGCGGGAGCTCATCGGAAAGCTTTACTCCATCGGCATCCCCGCCGTTCTGAATCTGGCGCTGCCTTCCCTGCTGGTGTCTGCACTCAACGCCATCCTTGCCGCCTTTTCGCAGGATGCTGTGCTGGTTCTCGGCGTCTATTACAAGCTGCAGAATTTTCTGTATCTGCCCGCCAACGGAATCATCCAGGGAATGCGCCCTCTGATCGGCTACAATTACGGCGCCGGAGAGCACCGGCGGGTGCAGAAGCTTTACACGCTTACGCTGACCTTATGCGCCTCCATCATGGTGCTCGGCACAATCTGCTGTCTGGCGGTTCCGGAGACGCTTATCGGGCTGTTTACCACAAATGAGCAGACTGTCGAAACCGGCGCCGCTGCGCTGCGCATCATCAGCGCGGGCTTTATCGTCTCCTCCGTCTCCGTCACCTCCGCCGGTGCACTGGAGGGACTGGGCATGGGCGCACCCTCGCTGCTCATCTCCCTGCTGCGCTATATCGTCATTATCATTCCCGCCGCCCTCCTCCTCAGCCGCTTCCTTGGGGTAAACGGCGTGTGGCACGCCTTCTGGATCGCGGAGCTGATTACCTCGGCAGTTGCCTGGGTGATATATAAAAAAGCGAGCCGCCGCAGTGTGTCACGCAAAGGGCAGCCCGGCTGA
- the glf gene encoding UDP-galactopyranose mutase produces the protein MNHYDYLIVGAGLYGAVFAQEAKKAGKTALVVDKRPQIAGNVYTQEMEGIHVHVYGAHIFHTNNKRVWEYVNRFAEFNRFTNSPVANYHGELYSLPFNMYTFNKMWGVVTPQEAEQKIEEQRRAAGITEPKNLEEQAISLVGTDIYEKLVKGYTEKQWGRPCRELPAFIIKRLPVRLTFDNNYFNALYQGIPVGGYTKMVAGMLEGTEVRLNTDYLEQKTELDKLADKVIYTGPVDAYFGYRLGALEYRSVRFETEVLDMPNFQGNAAVNYTDRETPWTRIIEHKWFEFGTQPKTVISREYSSEWKPGDEPYYPVNDEKNGALYAQYKALADKEEHVIFGGRLGEYKYYDMDAVIASALAMCEKEL, from the coding sequence ATGAATCATTACGATTATCTGATAGTCGGAGCCGGACTGTACGGCGCGGTGTTTGCACAGGAGGCAAAGAAGGCGGGAAAGACTGCCCTGGTGGTGGATAAACGTCCGCAGATTGCGGGAAATGTATACACGCAGGAGATGGAAGGGATTCATGTCCATGTTTACGGAGCGCATATTTTCCACACGAACAATAAGCGGGTCTGGGAGTATGTAAACCGGTTTGCGGAATTTAACCGCTTTACCAATTCCCCGGTTGCCAATTATCACGGGGAGCTTTATTCGCTGCCGTTTAATATGTATACCTTCAATAAAATGTGGGGCGTTGTGACGCCGCAGGAGGCGGAGCAGAAGATCGAGGAGCAGCGCAGAGCCGCCGGTATCACGGAGCCGAAGAATCTGGAGGAGCAGGCGATCAGTCTGGTCGGCACAGATATTTACGAAAAGCTGGTGAAGGGCTATACGGAAAAGCAGTGGGGCAGACCGTGCAGGGAGCTCCCGGCATTTATTATCAAACGGCTGCCGGTGCGCCTGACGTTTGACAACAACTATTTTAATGCGCTTTACCAGGGAATTCCGGTGGGCGGCTACACGAAGATGGTTGCAGGCATGCTGGAGGGCACGGAGGTGCGGCTGAACACGGATTACCTGGAGCAGAAGACGGAGCTGGATAAGCTGGCGGATAAAGTGATTTACACCGGTCCGGTGGACGCTTATTTCGGCTACCGGCTGGGCGCACTGGAATACCGTTCGGTGCGTTTTGAGACGGAGGTGCTGGATATGCCGAATTTCCAGGGAAATGCGGCGGTGAATTACACCGACAGGGAGACGCCCTGGACGCGGATTATCGAGCACAAGTGGTTTGAATTCGGCACACAGCCGAAAACGGTAATCAGCCGGGAGTATTCCTCGGAGTGGAAGCCGGGGGACGAGCCGTATTACCCGGTGAATGATGAGAAAAACGGGGCGTTATATGCGCAGTATAAGGCTCTGGCGGACAAAGAGGAGCACGTGATTTTCGGCGGCAGGCTTGGAGAATATAAATACTATGATATGGACGCCGTGATTGCATCCGCACTTGCCATGTGCGAAAAAGAACTGTAA